The DNA window ATCTCGACGCCCGCCGTTTCCGGCACCCTTGCCTATCACATGGATGACAACGTCGTGCGCGCGAAGCGGGCGATGATCGCGTCAGCAAGCAGGACGTGCTTGCTGGTCAATCATCAGCGCATCGGACATACCGCCCTGCACGTCATGGCCGATCTTGCCGATTTCGACGTCATCATCACCGACAGCGCTCCCGAGCCTGCCGCCGTCGAGCAGCTCGAACGCGCCAATATCAACCTGACCATCGCCTCGAACTGGGAGACGACATGAGCGCCACACCTCGATTCTGGATTGGAACCAGTTGGAAGATGAACAAGACGCTGGCGGAAGCCAGCAGTTATGCCGAGGCGCTACGCGTCGCCGATGGCGAGCGGGATCCGACGCTCCAGCGTTTCGTCATTCCACCGTTTACGGCGGTGCGGGAGGTCAAGGCTCTGCTTGCCGACACCTCCGTCAAGGTGGGTGCGCAGAACATGCACTGGGCCGATCAGGGTGCCTGGACCGGCGAGATTTCGCCCCTCATGCTCAAGGATTGCAATCTCGACATCGTCGAGCTTGGCCACTCCGAACGTCGCGAGCATTTCGGTGAGACCAACGAGACGGTCGGCCTGAAGACAGAAGCTGCCGTCTGCCACGGTCTGATCCCGCTGATCTGCATCGGCGAGACGCTGGCCGACCGGGAAAGTGGCCGGGCAACGGATATTCTGAAAACTCAGGTTCTCGGCGCTTTTTCGAAGCTGTCCGAGGTGCAGAAGGGCGCGCAGATCCTTCTTGCCTACGAACCTGTCTGGGCCATTGGCGAAAAGGGAATTCCCGCCTCGCCAGACTATGCCGACGCACGCCATGCCGAGATCGTATCGGTCGCGCAAGACGTGCTCGGTCGCCGAATCCCCTGTCTCTACGGTGGGTCGGTCAATCCGGGGAACTGTGAAGAACTCATTTCGTGCCCGAACATCGACGGGCTTTTCATCGGTCGTTCGGCCTGGAACGTCGAGGGTTATCTCGGCATCCTCGCCCAATGCACCGCCAAACTCCAAGGAGATAGACGTTGAAAATTGCAATTGCAGGAGACAGTGCGGGCGAAGGCCTCGCAAAAATTCTCGCCGAGCACCTCAAGGACCGCTTCGACGTACAGGAAGTCTCGCGCACGGACGCCGGCCCGGACGCGTTCTACGCGAACCTTGCCGATCGCGTCGCCTCCGGCGTCATCGATGGCACCTATGACAAGGCGATCCTCGTCTGCGGCACCGGCATCGGCGTCAACATCTCGGCCAATAAGGTGCCCGGCATCCGCGCCGCACTGACGCACGACACCTATTCGGCCGAACGTGCCGCACTTTCGAACAACGCGCAGATCATCACGATGGGCTCCCGTGTCATCGGACCGGAACTTGCCAAGGCCATCGCCGAGACCTTCCTCGGGCACACATTCGACGAACAGGGCCGCTCGGCCGGCAACGTGAAGGCCATCAACGACCTCGACGCGAAATATAACGCGCGTTGATTTGGACTGTGCAGGCATTGCCGCGTGTCGTGGCTCTCGGGTCGACACGCGGCAATGACGCTGCAGCAATCCAAAAGAAATGTAGCCGCGCAAATTCCTAAGGAAATTGGCGCGCAGCGCACTAGGCGAATCGCCACGTCTCGGCCCCAATATGCTGTTGGGGATGACAACGCCTGGTTCGTCAGCTATAAGGTCCCTGCGACTCATGAGGGAGATCAATTAGATGAGAAATTTCGGCACCTATCAGCGCTGAACAGCGATGCCGAATGCGGACTGCTGTTCAGTCCGTCCTTGTCTAACAATATGATCTCTCGTGCCCTTGGAGGGCATTCATGTTTCGTCGCTTCTTTTCCTATTATGCGCGCTACAAGACCCTGTTTTTTCTCGATTTCGGCTGCGCTGTCGTCGCTGGCCTCCTCGAACTGGGCTTTCCGCTGGCGGTCAAGCTCTTTGTCGATGAACTGCTGCCAAGTCGTGACTGGGGTCTGATCGCCGCGACGGCTGCCGTGCTGCTCGTCATCTATGCGCTGAACACCGGCTTGATGGCCGTGGTCAACTACTGGGGCCATGCGCTCGGCATCTCGATCGAATCCGACATGCGCCGCCAGGCCTTCGAGCACATCCAGAAGCTCTCGTTCCGCTATTTCGACAACAACAGAACCGGGCATCTGATCACCCATGTCACCAAGGATCTCGAGGAGGTGGGCGAAATCGCCCATCACGGACCTGAAGACGTCTTCATCGCCATCATGACCTTCATCGGCGCCTTTCTGCTGATGTTTTCGGTGCATTGGAAGCTGGCGCTGCTGACGACGATCATCGTGCCCTTCATGACCTGGCTCGTCAGCCGTTACGGCGCCAGGATGACATTGAACTGGCGCAGCCTTTTCACCAAGGTTGGCGACTTCAACACTCGCGTGCAGGAGAGTGTCGGCGGCATCCGTGTCGTGAAGGCCTTCGCCAATGAGGATTACGAAAGCCGGCTCTTTGCGCGCAACAATGAGGACTACAAGGCCACCAAGCTCAATGCCTATGCCTATATGACGGCGAGCATCGCGCTCAGCTATTTCAGCACGCGCCTCGTGCAGCTTGTGGTCATGGTGGCCGGAACCTGGTTCGTGGTTTCCGGCGAGCTGACCTATGGCGGCTTCGTCAGCTTCCTTCTCCTGATCAATGTCTTCTTCCACCCGATCGACAAGATCACCTCGGTGCTCGAAATGTATCCGAAGGGCATCGCCGGCTTCAAACGCTTCCTGTCGCTGATCGACACGCAGCCCGACCTCGCCGATGGCCCGAACGCGATTGCGGTCGATCATCTCAAGGGCGATATCGTCTACAAGAACGTCGACTTCGGCTATTCGGATCAGGGCACGATCTTCGAGGGCTTGAACCTGCAGATATCCGCCGGAGAAACGGTGGCCTTCGTCGGCCCTTCGGGAACCGGCAAGACGACGATCTGCTCGCTGCTGCCGCGCTTCTACGACGTGACGGCTGGCAGCATCACCATCGACGGCATCGACATCCGCGATATGACGCAAGCCTCGCTGCGCAGCCAGATCGGCATCGTGCAGCAGGATGTCTTCCTGTTCGGATCGACCATTCGCGAGAATATCGCCTATGGGCGGCTTGGCGCGAGCGACAAGGACATCATGGAGTCGCTGCATCGCGCATCGCTCGACGAATTCGTCCAATCCCTGCCGGACGGTCTCGACACGCCGACTGGCGAACGTGGCGTGAAACTCTCGGGCGGGCAGAAGCAGCGCCTGGCCATCGCGCGCATTTTCCTCAAGAACCCGCCGATCCTCATTCTCGACGAGGCAACGTCTGCGCTGGACACGGCAACCGAATATGCCATCCAGCAGGCGCTGGCAGACCTCGCGAAGGGGCGCACAACCCTGGTGGTGGCGCATCGGCTGACGACCATCCGCAATGCAGATCGCATCATTGTCATGGGACCGAACGGCATCGTCGAGCAGGGTACACATGCTGAACTGCTGATGAGCGGCGGTTGCTACGCCGGGCTTCACAGCGCCCAGTTCGGAGCGTTCCCGTGATGCAGACGCGCATTGCCGCGATCGAACCTGCTCGCTGCCGGCAACGACCGCCAAGGTATCGATAAACAAAACTCGCTGTTCTACGTCTCCGATCGGCGCCGGCTCGCGCAACGCTTCTATGAGGAATCAATTTCACCACGTCGAAGCCCGACAAGCAGATCTGCATAAGGCCCCTCGACTATGTGAATTGGCGTCCTGGGACGACACTTCGTCATAAAATTGCATTTTCCCGCGCCTATCGTTAATCTTGTGCATGGTCGATGCGGACAAACGCGTAAGCATCGAGTTCTTCACCTGCATTGATGTTTGAATGCCATTGATTTGCGCGTATGCGCGTGGAGGGGCAATGGGATCGAATAGTGCAGATCTGCGTCCAGGTACTCTGCAGGCCGTGCGCGAGCGGCTAGCGGCGAGCCTGGACAAACGAAAGTTAAACCGCGAGAAGGTTGCGAGCGGCGACTGGAGCGGCGCAGAACCGAACGACACGCGCGCGCTTGCCTATCGCCTTCGTATCGACCGCAAGGCTGGGCACGCGGAGGCAACCTACGGGACGAACGACTTCCAGCCGGCCGCCTTCCTCCCTGGCGGTGCGAGGGCACGTAGATCAGTTGCCATGACCTCGATGGACACGCCAGGAGAGTCGCGCACCGGCACCGGATTCCTAATATCGACCAAACTCTTCCTGACAAACCAACATGTGATCAAGAACGCCGAGGAAGCCGCCCTCACGCAGATCCTGTTCGACTACGAACTCGACGACCGTGGAGAGATCGTCCCGGAAACTGTTTTCGCCCTCGACCCCAGTACACTATTCATTGCATCCGACGAAGGCGATCTCGACTACGCGCTCGTCGCTGTCGGCAAGCGCATTCGAGGGACAGGCGATCTTGCCGGCTTTGGATTTTCGCCGCTATCAAACACTCCTGACCGTCATCAACTCGGCATCTACGCGAACATCGTCCAACATCCGAACGGGCAGCGAAAAAGCGTCGTCCTGCGCAACAATCTCGTGTTGTCACGCGACGACGACAAAGGTCGCCTCTACTACGAAACCGATACACTTGAAGGCTCGTCTGGCTCACCGGTCCACAATGATCTGTGGGATGTGATCGCTCTGCACCACTACGGGGAAGTCAGCGCCGATATCGACGGTCCCGACGGCAAACAAACTCGAAGCGTGAACGAGGGCATCCGAATTAGCAGCATCTACGACGATCTGGGGAGGAGGGTCGATGCCCTCCCCGACCAATCTCGTGCACTGCTCCAGGACGCTCTTGTCCTTTGGAAGACTGACACGCCGACCGAGAGGACATTAACTCCAGGCCCCAGGTCGGCTAGCGACCTCGTTGTTTCACAGGTCCGCGCCGAGTCATCGATTTCAGACCCTCGTCCCCAAATGGAGCATGACATGTCACTTCCCGAAGGTGAGACCAAGATTATTGTCCCGCTCGAAATCTCCATCAAGATCGGACAGCCCGACGCCGCGGCAAGCTCGGCGCACCGAGAGTTGTCGAAGCTCAGCGCCAGCACGCCGGGAACTGCGCTGCGCAGCCTCGCGGAAGCCCAGACCATTGATCGAAACTACTCCAACCGAAACGGTTTCGATCCGGGTTTCGTACCTGGCCTCGACATAAACCTCGCGACGGTCGTGGCATCAGTGGGAGCGAATGTCGCGCCGCTGCTCGAACCGTCGGATCGGCCGCTTCCCGGCGAGCTGGCCTACCAGAACTTCAGCGTGGTGATGAACAAGACCCACCGGATCGCGATAGTCACTGCCACCAACATAGACGGCGAAACCTACATCGCCATCGACCGTGCCACCGGAGGGCCGTCGGCGCATCAGCCCGAGCGGGAAGCCGATACGTGGTTCAAGGACAGCCGGATAAACGAAGCCCTAACCCTCACAAACGACTTCTACCAGCAGTGGGGCCATTTTTTCGATCGCGGCCATCTCACCCGCCGCAACGACCCGACCTGGGGCCCGAACGCGAGCAGAGCCAATACAGACACCTTCCATTTCACCAACTGCTCGCCCCAGCATTGGAAATTCAACGAGTCCACCGATTTCTGGCAGGGCATCGAGCGATATGTTCTCGAGCAAGGGCTGTGGGAGACGGGTCTCAATAAACGCCTGACCGTGCTCCAAGGCCCGCTCTACGACGCCCCGCAACCACTCTATGCCGACGAAGTCGAGGTTCCCAACGCTTTCTGGAAGATCGTGGTGTGGAAGGGAAAAGGCGGGCTTAAGGCCGTCGCGCTCGTGGCCGACCAGAGCGAGCTGCTTTCAATTCCCCGAGACAAAGGCGGAGCTGGAAAACCCGACGACAAAAAGCCCGTGCAGATTTCACAGTTTCGGTCGACTATCGCGGAGGTCGCGCGGAGATCGGGACTCGATCTGCACGTCCTCGTCCCCTATGACACGGCGGCGGGTGATCTTCCCCATGTCGGCGAGGCCAATATCCGGCTAACCGCTTTCAGCCAGATCAACGTCTCGTAGTCAGACGGGCAGACAGACGCGTCCATCGCCCGCAGGGTGCAGGCTCCACTCTCAACCGCGTCGCGATCGACACGTAGAGCAAGACAGATTTATCGGGTGCGGTTCTCGGCACCGCTATTCCGCCGATCGCCCAGGTTGGCGCGATCGAGCAGCATGGTCGTTGACGACGCCCATCTCGTCATGAGTGTCCATCACTCGTCACGCGCCTTGTGCTCGTCGGCGATCATGGCAAGCTTGCTGCCCCTCCGAAGCCACAACTACCTACCAATTCGGGAACGGTAGCCCTTGTGTAGCAGGTGGAAAAAATTGGGAGGTGGCGCGTTATTTTGCGTTTCCAATAACTTAGGCGGCGGCCAACGGGAATCCGACAATTCAGGCTGTCGTTGCAGGTACCTTGAGACCCTTTCGGGGGTGCAAAGGACATTGTGGAGGGGCGGAGTCAGCTTAGAGAAAAAGAGCTGATGAACGAGAAAAGGGATTGACCTGATGGCAGATGTCAGACCAATTTATGACATGGCAAAGGCAAAGCTTACCCCTCTCCCGTCGATCGATCGGACGCAGCAAGTCATCGACGCGCTGTCCGATTTCATCGAGTCCTCCAAGCTCCAGGCGGGCGAACGGCTGCCGACCGAACGTGAGCTGGGGGCTGCCCTCTCCGTGGGACGCTCGACGATCCGAGAAGTGATCACGCATTTCCAGGCATTGGGCGTGATGGAAACCCGCAAAGGCAGCGGCACCTATCTGCTGAAGCCGGTTTCCAAGGCGACCATCCATATGCCGTTGTCGCTCGACACGGCGCATCTGCGCGATGCGCTTTTGCAGACCCTTGAGGTTCGTCGCGGCATCGAATGCGAGGCTGGAATGGTTGCCGCCAAGAAGCGCACGACCAAGGATATCGCGATCATCGAGGAGAAGCTCGATGAGATGGAGCGCGTCCATATCGCAAAGGGCACCTCCGGTCCGGAAGATCTTGCGTTTCACCTTGCCGTCTACGACGCCACCCATAATCCATTGTTCAAGCAGCTTCTCGAACAGATACGTGGAACTTTCGAGCGCTTCTGGACCCACCCCTTCGACCGGCAGGACTTTGCCCGGCGGTCCTTCCCCTTTCACCGCACGCTGTTCAACGCGATCGTCGCCCAGGATCCCGAGGCGGCGCGCGCTGAAACATTGAAAATTCTCGACGTTGTCGAGGAAGACATCAAGGAAATGTCCAAATGACTGACGGGCTAGAGCCGTTCGAACTCGCTTCCCTCATAACGGCCCATGACGACGGCAATTACGCCGAGGCCGTGGTGCCGCCGATCTTTCAGACATCGCTTTTCACCTTTGCCGACTACGACGACATGATCGCTTCCTATCGCGGCGAGAAAGTGCGGCCGATCTATACGCGCGGCCTCAATCCGACGGTGCGCATGTTCGAGGAAATGCTCGCGAAGCTCGAAGGTGCAGAGGACGCGCTCGGTTTTGCGAGCGGCATGGCTGCGATCTCGTCTGCCGTATTGAGCTTCGTCGAGCCAGGCGATCGCATCGTGGCGGTCAAGCATGTCTATCCGGATGCCTTCCGCCTCTTCGGCACGATCCTGAAGCGTATGAAGGTCGAGGTAGCCTATGTGGATGGCCGCGACGAGGAAGCTGTTGCCAAAGCGCTTCCCGGCGCCAAGGTCCTTTATCTGGAAAGCCCGACGAGCTGGGTGATGGAAGCCCATGATGTTGGCGCGCTCGCCGCACTCGCCAAGCGGCATGGTGTCATTTCGATGATCGACAACAGTTGGGCCAGCCCCTATTTCCAGCGGCCGTTGACGCTGGGCGTCGATCTCGTCATCCACTCCGCCTCCAAATATCTTGGCGGTCATAGCGATGTCGTTGCCGGTGTGGTCGCCGGCTCGAAACAGACGATTGCGCGGGTGAAGGCCGAGGCATACCCTTATCTCGGCGGCAAGCTTTCGCCTTTCGACGCCTGGCTTTTGATCCGCGGCCTTCGCACTCTGCCGATCCGCATGAAGGCGCACGAGGCTGCCGCAATGACGATTGCCAAGCGGCTGCAGGAACTCGATGTCGTCGAACAGGTCTGCCATCCAGGCCTTGCCAACCGATTGCCCGCCGGCCTCAACGGCACCTCAGGCCTGTTTTCATTCATCTTCCGCGAAGGCGTCGATATCCGCGCCTTCGCGGATCACCTCAAGCTCTTCAAACTGGGTGTGAGCTGGGGTGGGCACGAAAGCCTGATCGTACCGGGCGAGGTGGTGCTTCAGCAGAAGGCACAGCCGAATTCCGCGCATACCTTTGGTATCAACCCGCGGTCCGTACGTCTCCATGTCGGTCTCGAAGGGACCGAGGCATTGTGGAGAGATATCGAGGAAGCGATCACCGCCGCCTCATAAGACCATCAACCTAAGAGGAACACCTAAAAGGGGAACCAACATGAAAAGACTGATAACAGCAGCACTCTTTACCGCCATGATGGCCGGCACCGCCTTTGCCGATACGACACTGAAGCTCGTTGAGGTGATCACGAGCCCGGAGCGCACCGAGACGCTTAAGTCGATCGTCGCCAAGTTCGAGGCCGCCAACGCGGGCACCAAGGTCGATATCATTTCCTTGCCCTGGAACGAAGCCTTCCAGAAGTTCGCTACCATGGTTTCGGCCGGCGACACGCCGGACGTGATGGAAATGCCCGATACCTGGCTGTCGCTCTACGGCAACAACGGCATGCTGGAAAGCCTTGAGCCCTATCTCGCCAAGTGGGAGCACACGAAGGAGCTGACGCCTCGCGCGCTGGAACTCGGTCGCGACGTCAAGAACACCGCCTATATGTTACCCTACGGCTTCTACCTGCGTGCCATGTTCTACAACAAGAAGCTCTTGCAGCAGGCGGGCGTGAGCGAGCCGCCGAAGACCTTGGACGATTTCGTCAAGGCATCCGAAGCAGTCTCCAAGCTACCCGGCAAATACGGCTATTGCATGCGCGGCGGCCCCGGCGGCCTGAACGGCTGGATGATCTTCGCGGCCTCCATGGCCGGCGACAACAAGTACTTCAAAGATGACGGCACCTCGACGATGAACAGCCCCGGCTGGGCCAAGGGCATTGAATGGATGGTCGATCTCTACAAGAAGGGATATGCGCCGAAGGACAGCGTCAACTGGGGCTTCAACGAAGTCGTCGCTGGCTTCTATTCTGGCACCTGCGCCTTCCTCGACCAGGATCCGGATGCTTTGATCGCCGTTGCCGAGCGCATGAAACCCGATGACTTCGGCGTAGCACCTCTGCCGAAAGGCCCGGATGGCAAGTCCTTCCCGACCATCGGCTACGGCGGCTGGTCGATGTTCTCGACGAGCCAGAACAAGGATCTTTCTTGGAAGCTGATCGCCACGCTCGAAGGGCCGGAAGGCAACCTCACCTGGAACAAGAAGATCGGCGCACTGCCGGCCTATACCGCCGCGGAAAAGGACCCCTTCTACGCTGGCGACCAGTTCAAGGGCTGGTTCCAGGAACTGGCGGACAAGAACACCGTCCCGACCGTCATGCCGACCTATCTTGAGGAATTCGCCTTCTTCAAGGATTCGCTCGCCATCAAGACGTCGCAACAGGCACTGCTCGGCGATATCTCGGCAAAGGATCTGGCCGACCAGTGGGCCGACTATCTGACCAAGGCGCAGCAGAAGTTCCTCGCCAAGAAATAGATTCGTCCCTCCGGCGGCGGAGCAATCCGCCGCCTTTTTTCCGCACATGAAACAGACGGCGTCTGAACGCCGCGAACGGGAACTCTTGCAGATGGCTTCGATTACCGACACGCTCGACAGGCGTCACGACCGCAGGCCGTGGCGGAAGCGCCTCGCCGACGCCTCGGAACCCTATCTCTACAGCGCCCCGGCGCTCATCCTCATTATCGCCGTGATGCTGGTGCCGCTTGTGATCGGCATTTCCTATGCGTTTCGCGATATACAGTTGCTCAATCCGTTTTCCGGCGGCTTCATCGGCCTGCAGCACTTCCGCGATCTTTCAAAGGATGCCGCCTTTTACTGGGCGCTTAAGAATACGCTTTGGTGGACCGGAGCCTCGGTTGTTTTGCAATTTATCTTCGGGCTAATCCTTGCCCTACTGCTGGACAAGCCGTTTTTCGGCAGGGCGATCGTCCAGGCCCTGGTGTTTTTGCCGTGGGCAGTTCCATCCTTCCTCGCCGGCCTCAACTGGGCATGGCTCTTCAATCCCGTGATCGGGCCTATCCCGCACTGGCTGTTCGCTCTCGGCCTGATGAAGGAGCCCGGCAACATCCTTTCCGATCCGCAATATGCGATGTGGGGACCGATCGTCGCCAATGTCTGGTGGGGCATTCCCTTCTTTGCCATCACGCTGCTCGCGGCACTCCAGGCAATTCCACGCGATCTCTATGAAGCCGCTTCGATTGACGGTGCTGGCTGGTTCCAGCGCTTCCGCTCGATCACGCTTCCCTTCCTTGCCCCGACAATTGCCATCACAGTGCTGCTGCGCACGGTCTGGATCTCGAACTTCGCCGATTTGATCGTCGTCATGACAGGAGGTGGGCCGGCCGATCGGACCCAGATCGTCGCAAGCTACATCTTCACGCAGGCGTTCAAGCGACTGGATTTCGGTTATGCCTCGGCCATCGCGCTTGTCCTGCTCGTGCTGCTGCTCGCCTATTCCATGCTGATCATCCTGCTGCGGCAGACCCTGCTGAACAAGGATTGAGCCATGAGACGATCTATCATCCCCACTATCGCGCATCGCCTGGCAATCCTTTGCTACGTGGTTTTTGCGCTCTTCCCGCTCTTCTGGCTGCTGAAGGTCTCGGTCACGCCGAACGACCTGCTCTATACCGAAGGTGTGCGCATGTGGCCCTCGCGCACCACGTGGGAGCACTACGCTTTTGTGCTGCAACACAGCGACTTTCCGACATTCTTTGAAAACAGCCTGATCGTCTCGGCCTCTACGGCAATTGCCGTGACGATTTGTGCATCGCTTTCCGGCTATGCGCTCTCGCGCTTCACCTTCCGCGCCAAATATTGGATCGTGGCGCTGATGTTGCTGACGCAGATGTTTCCGCTGGTCATGCTGGTTGCGCCGATCTTCAAGATCCTGACGCCGCTGCATCTCACGAACAGCCTAAGCGGCCTTGTCATCGTCTACACCGCTTTCAACGTGCCTTTTGCCACCTTCCTGATGCAGTCCTTCTTCGACGGCATCCCGAAGGACCTCGAAGAGGCTGCGATGATCGACGGCGCGACGCAGTTCACGGCGTTCCGGCAGATCATTTTGCCGTTGACGCTGCCCGGCATTGCCGCAACGCTCGGTTTTGTCTTCACGGCCGCCTGGAGCGAGCTGCTGTTCGCCCTGATGCTCATCAATGGCAATCAGGCGGCGACCTTCCCGGTCGGGCTTCTCACCTTCGTTTCGAAATTCTCCGTGGATTTCGGGCAGATGATGGCCGCGGGCGTCATGGCGCTCATTCCGGCCGGCCTCTTCTTCCTGCTCATCCAGCGTTATCTCGTGCAGGGCCTGACGGCCGGCGCGGTCAAGGGTTAGTCAAATGGCATCGATCGATATCCAGAACGTCAAGAAAGCCTATGGCCACGTGCAGGTGCTGCACGATATCGACCTCAGGATCAAGGATGGCGAGTTCGTCGTCCTTGTCGGCCCATCCGGCTGCGGCAAATCAACGCTGCTTAGGATGATCGCCGGTCTCGAAGACATTAGCGGCGGCGAGATCCGGATAGCGGACAATCGTGTCAACGAGCTGCATCCGAAGGATCGCGACATCGCCATGGTGTTCCAGTCCTACGCCCTCTATCCGCATATGAACGTCGCCGGCAATATGAGCTACAGCCTCAAGCTCCGGAAGATCGCGAAGGAGAAGATCGGAAAAGCCGTCGCGGCCGCGGCGTCGAAGCTCGGGCTGGATCCTTTGCTCGAACGCCGCCCGAAGGCGCTTTCGGGCGGTCAGCGGCAGCGCGTCGCCATGGGCCGCGCCATCGTACGCCAGCCGAAGGCCTTCCTCTTCGATGAGCCGCTTTCCAATCTCGACGCACGGCTGCGTGAACAAATGCGGGCCGAAATCAAGAAACTGCACGGCGACCTGAAGGCGACCTCAATCTACGTGACCCACGACCAGATCGAGGCGATGACGCTGGCGGACCGGATCGTTGCC is part of the Rhizobium jaguaris genome and encodes:
- a CDS encoding DNA/RNA non-specific endonuclease, whose protein sequence is MGSNSADLRPGTLQAVRERLAASLDKRKLNREKVASGDWSGAEPNDTRALAYRLRIDRKAGHAEATYGTNDFQPAAFLPGGARARRSVAMTSMDTPGESRTGTGFLISTKLFLTNQHVIKNAEEAALTQILFDYELDDRGEIVPETVFALDPSTLFIASDEGDLDYALVAVGKRIRGTGDLAGFGFSPLSNTPDRHQLGIYANIVQHPNGQRKSVVLRNNLVLSRDDDKGRLYYETDTLEGSSGSPVHNDLWDVIALHHYGEVSADIDGPDGKQTRSVNEGIRISSIYDDLGRRVDALPDQSRALLQDALVLWKTDTPTERTLTPGPRSASDLVVSQVRAESSISDPRPQMEHDMSLPEGETKIIVPLEISIKIGQPDAAASSAHRELSKLSASTPGTALRSLAEAQTIDRNYSNRNGFDPGFVPGLDINLATVVASVGANVAPLLEPSDRPLPGELAYQNFSVVMNKTHRIAIVTATNIDGETYIAIDRATGGPSAHQPEREADTWFKDSRINEALTLTNDFYQQWGHFFDRGHLTRRNDPTWGPNASRANTDTFHFTNCSPQHWKFNESTDFWQGIERYVLEQGLWETGLNKRLTVLQGPLYDAPQPLYADEVEVPNAFWKIVVWKGKGGLKAVALVADQSELLSIPRDKGGAGKPDDKKPVQISQFRSTIAEVARRSGLDLHVLVPYDTAAGDLPHVGEANIRLTAFSQINVS
- a CDS encoding ABC transporter substrate-binding protein, yielding MKRLITAALFTAMMAGTAFADTTLKLVEVITSPERTETLKSIVAKFEAANAGTKVDIISLPWNEAFQKFATMVSAGDTPDVMEMPDTWLSLYGNNGMLESLEPYLAKWEHTKELTPRALELGRDVKNTAYMLPYGFYLRAMFYNKKLLQQAGVSEPPKTLDDFVKASEAVSKLPGKYGYCMRGGPGGLNGWMIFAASMAGDNKYFKDDGTSTMNSPGWAKGIEWMVDLYKKGYAPKDSVNWGFNEVVAGFYSGTCAFLDQDPDALIAVAERMKPDDFGVAPLPKGPDGKSFPTIGYGGWSMFSTSQNKDLSWKLIATLEGPEGNLTWNKKIGALPAYTAAEKDPFYAGDQFKGWFQELADKNTVPTVMPTYLEEFAFFKDSLAIKTSQQALLGDISAKDLADQWADYLTKAQQKFLAKK
- a CDS encoding RpiB/LacA/LacB family sugar-phosphate isomerase — its product is MKIAIAGDSAGEGLAKILAEHLKDRFDVQEVSRTDAGPDAFYANLADRVASGVIDGTYDKAILVCGTGIGVNISANKVPGIRAALTHDTYSAERAALSNNAQIITMGSRVIGPELAKAIAETFLGHTFDEQGRSAGNVKAINDLDAKYNAR
- a CDS encoding FadR/GntR family transcriptional regulator, whose amino-acid sequence is MAKAKLTPLPSIDRTQQVIDALSDFIESSKLQAGERLPTERELGAALSVGRSTIREVITHFQALGVMETRKGSGTYLLKPVSKATIHMPLSLDTAHLRDALLQTLEVRRGIECEAGMVAAKKRTTKDIAIIEEKLDEMERVHIAKGTSGPEDLAFHLAVYDATHNPLFKQLLEQIRGTFERFWTHPFDRQDFARRSFPFHRTLFNAIVAQDPEAARAETLKILDVVEEDIKEMSK
- a CDS encoding PLP-dependent transferase; the encoded protein is MTDGLEPFELASLITAHDDGNYAEAVVPPIFQTSLFTFADYDDMIASYRGEKVRPIYTRGLNPTVRMFEEMLAKLEGAEDALGFASGMAAISSAVLSFVEPGDRIVAVKHVYPDAFRLFGTILKRMKVEVAYVDGRDEEAVAKALPGAKVLYLESPTSWVMEAHDVGALAALAKRHGVISMIDNSWASPYFQRPLTLGVDLVIHSASKYLGGHSDVVAGVVAGSKQTIARVKAEAYPYLGGKLSPFDAWLLIRGLRTLPIRMKAHEAAAMTIAKRLQELDVVEQVCHPGLANRLPAGLNGTSGLFSFIFREGVDIRAFADHLKLFKLGVSWGGHESLIVPGEVVLQQKAQPNSAHTFGINPRSVRLHVGLEGTEALWRDIEEAITAAS
- a CDS encoding ABC transporter ATP-binding protein; amino-acid sequence: MFRRFFSYYARYKTLFFLDFGCAVVAGLLELGFPLAVKLFVDELLPSRDWGLIAATAAVLLVIYALNTGLMAVVNYWGHALGISIESDMRRQAFEHIQKLSFRYFDNNRTGHLITHVTKDLEEVGEIAHHGPEDVFIAIMTFIGAFLLMFSVHWKLALLTTIIVPFMTWLVSRYGARMTLNWRSLFTKVGDFNTRVQESVGGIRVVKAFANEDYESRLFARNNEDYKATKLNAYAYMTASIALSYFSTRLVQLVVMVAGTWFVVSGELTYGGFVSFLLLINVFFHPIDKITSVLEMYPKGIAGFKRFLSLIDTQPDLADGPNAIAVDHLKGDIVYKNVDFGYSDQGTIFEGLNLQISAGETVAFVGPSGTGKTTICSLLPRFYDVTAGSITIDGIDIRDMTQASLRSQIGIVQQDVFLFGSTIRENIAYGRLGASDKDIMESLHRASLDEFVQSLPDGLDTPTGERGVKLSGGQKQRLAIARIFLKNPPILILDEATSALDTATEYAIQQALADLAKGRTTLVVAHRLTTIRNADRIIVMGPNGIVEQGTHAELLMSGGCYAGLHSAQFGAFP
- a CDS encoding carbohydrate ABC transporter permease, whose amino-acid sequence is MASITDTLDRRHDRRPWRKRLADASEPYLYSAPALILIIAVMLVPLVIGISYAFRDIQLLNPFSGGFIGLQHFRDLSKDAAFYWALKNTLWWTGASVVLQFIFGLILALLLDKPFFGRAIVQALVFLPWAVPSFLAGLNWAWLFNPVIGPIPHWLFALGLMKEPGNILSDPQYAMWGPIVANVWWGIPFFAITLLAALQAIPRDLYEAASIDGAGWFQRFRSITLPFLAPTIAITVLLRTVWISNFADLIVVMTGGGPADRTQIVASYIFTQAFKRLDFGYASAIALVLLVLLLAYSMLIILLRQTLLNKD
- a CDS encoding triose-phosphate isomerase — its product is MSATPRFWIGTSWKMNKTLAEASSYAEALRVADGERDPTLQRFVIPPFTAVREVKALLADTSVKVGAQNMHWADQGAWTGEISPLMLKDCNLDIVELGHSERREHFGETNETVGLKTEAAVCHGLIPLICIGETLADRESGRATDILKTQVLGAFSKLSEVQKGAQILLAYEPVWAIGEKGIPASPDYADARHAEIVSVAQDVLGRRIPCLYGGSVNPGNCEELISCPNIDGLFIGRSAWNVEGYLGILAQCTAKLQGDRR